From a region of the Neobacillus niacini genome:
- a CDS encoding aminoglycoside phosphotransferase family protein, whose translation MEINNRITAILNDNYGIQATSIEQRPGGWSALAFFVEDKCEKYFLKVYNKRKPSIVPWIDAIDRYTPLVKWLYNHTDLKNNLVNPIFTNMKSNKCEDEQYVYLLSEYIEGTTIADKQLSQNQVNELAKILGILHKNTSNIPNELKQQQVNESFDIDFCEYLSSFIKNYLDNTDDIVLEIVKPYTGTLLEKINRMRYLSNTLKSKPYQFVLSHADAHNWNVMQGKYLMLIDWDCLKLAPQEQDLILIITEQYAGQFLNEYRKYMKYESPDFDAFEFYFLKRKLEDIWEWIKNLRFEGLVKSEEVTLEFLKLNLDACTRTESFRSEIQKVFN comes from the coding sequence ATGGAGATTAATAATCGGATTACTGCTATATTGAATGATAACTATGGAATTCAAGCAACTTCAATAGAACAACGTCCAGGCGGCTGGTCGGCTTTAGCATTTTTCGTGGAAGATAAATGTGAAAAGTATTTTTTAAAAGTATATAACAAAAGAAAGCCTTCCATTGTTCCGTGGATTGATGCAATTGATAGATATACTCCCTTAGTAAAGTGGTTGTATAACCATACTGATTTAAAAAACAATCTCGTCAATCCAATCTTTACGAATATGAAAAGTAATAAATGCGAAGACGAACAGTACGTGTATTTGCTTTCAGAATATATTGAGGGAACTACAATTGCAGACAAACAGCTAAGTCAAAATCAGGTAAATGAACTGGCTAAGATTCTTGGAATACTTCATAAGAACACATCAAACATCCCTAATGAATTAAAACAGCAACAAGTAAACGAAAGTTTTGACATAGATTTCTGCGAATACTTATCTTCTTTTATTAAAAACTATTTGGATAATACAGATGATATCGTTTTAGAAATTGTGAAGCCTTATACAGGCACTTTATTAGAAAAGATTAACAGGATGAGGTATTTATCAAATACTTTGAAAAGCAAACCATATCAGTTTGTTTTGTCCCACGCAGATGCTCATAATTGGAATGTTATGCAAGGGAAATACCTTATGCTTATTGACTGGGACTGTCTAAAACTTGCTCCACAAGAACAAGACCTGATTTTAATCATTACAGAGCAATATGCTGGACAATTCTTAAATGAATACAGGAAATATATGAAGTATGAGTCTCCAGATTTCGATGCCTTTGAATTTTATTTCTTAAAGAGGAAACTTGAAGATATTTGGGAATGGATTAAGAACTTACGTTTTGAAGGTCTTGTAAAATCAGAAGAAGTAACACTCGAATTTCTAAAGTTGAACCTTGATGCCTGTACAAGAACTGAGAGCTTTCGGTCAGAAATTCAAAAAGTCTTTAATTAA
- a CDS encoding S8 family serine peptidase yields MRKKISALVVSMGLLFASIPALAAPNQSDGGKVNFKKATEKVNPVIQIDKQSQTSKKAATFKNEAAKKHKPGEVIVKFKNTYSTESLGVLQTKFGLKTNKNLNKTDTKLLSFNAKIPIEEVLKSLNESPLVEYAEPNYLVKPDTVSDPMFVQLWGMKNTGQPIFGVPGKAGIDIGAESAWAVTKGSTSLIIGVIDTGVDINHPDLKAQIWKNPGEVAGDGIDNDKNGYIDDVNGWDFYNVDNSVYDYADGDEHGTHVAGTIAGTANTIGVIGVAPNVKVMPLKFLGPDGGYTSDAILAVNYAKAKGVKITNNSWGGGGFSQALYDAIKGSNSLFLAAAGNDGTNNDSSPHYPSNFDLSNILSVAAIENTGNLASFSNYGVTSVDIAAPGQDILSTVPAFTPGDYSSAYDYFSGTSMATPMVTGAAALFLSKNPSAAPLTIKDAILKNATPLSSLNGAVLSGSMLRADKVVNFQPDNDIPGLPFTGTSVTNTVSATSDLDDVFSLNLLKGEKITVTLTGAAGSDFDLYLYNSSATTVKSSAGIVAYSEKAATSSETFTYIAPADGTYYLDVYAYKGSGSYTATVKAGATAGTYENTAKEIGYLPTWGTSSNTNVSGGSFAFTNTAGAKAQFVFNGTGVTVTGLKYATQGIVKVTVDGVSSLVNLNSATTLYKQQYYTKTGLTTGRHVLTIEWTGKAPVGVKKTATAVNVDTIIVK; encoded by the coding sequence ATGAGGAAGAAGATTTCGGCTTTAGTTGTGAGTATGGGGTTATTATTTGCGAGCATTCCTGCGCTTGCAGCCCCCAATCAATCTGATGGGGGAAAGGTAAATTTCAAAAAGGCAACAGAAAAGGTTAATCCGGTTATTCAAATTGATAAGCAGAGCCAAACGAGCAAGAAAGCGGCAACGTTTAAAAACGAAGCTGCGAAAAAACATAAACCAGGCGAAGTAATCGTCAAGTTTAAAAATACTTATTCGACTGAAAGTTTAGGAGTTTTACAGACGAAATTCGGTTTAAAGACGAACAAGAATTTAAATAAGACAGATACAAAACTCCTCAGCTTCAATGCAAAAATTCCGATCGAAGAAGTTTTAAAATCTTTAAATGAATCACCATTGGTAGAGTATGCAGAGCCGAACTATCTTGTGAAACCGGATACTGTATCCGATCCGATGTTCGTGCAATTATGGGGAATGAAAAACACCGGGCAGCCAATATTTGGAGTTCCTGGTAAAGCGGGCATCGATATTGGCGCGGAATCTGCATGGGCAGTGACAAAGGGTAGTACGAGTCTAATCATAGGCGTCATCGATACCGGAGTGGATATCAATCATCCCGATCTGAAAGCTCAGATTTGGAAGAATCCTGGCGAGGTTGCAGGTGACGGCATTGACAATGATAAGAATGGTTATATAGATGATGTAAACGGCTGGGATTTTTATAATGTGGATAACTCTGTTTACGACTATGCTGACGGGGATGAACATGGCACGCACGTTGCGGGTACAATTGCAGGAACGGCCAATACCATAGGAGTTATTGGGGTGGCACCAAATGTAAAGGTCATGCCGCTAAAATTCCTTGGTCCTGACGGGGGATATACGTCAGATGCAATCTTGGCAGTCAATTACGCTAAGGCAAAAGGTGTAAAGATTACTAACAACTCATGGGGCGGAGGAGGCTTCAGCCAAGCACTGTACGATGCGATTAAAGGTTCCAACTCCCTCTTTTTAGCAGCAGCCGGAAATGATGGAACTAACAATGATTCATCGCCTCATTATCCATCTAACTTTGATTTGTCGAATATTTTATCAGTAGCAGCTATTGAAAACACTGGTAACCTGGCGTCTTTCTCCAACTATGGCGTCACTTCTGTCGATATTGCAGCACCTGGTCAGGATATTTTAAGTACAGTACCTGCCTTTACACCAGGAGATTATTCCAGTGCCTATGACTATTTCAGTGGAACATCTATGGCAACTCCTATGGTTACAGGGGCAGCAGCCTTGTTCCTTAGCAAGAATCCATCAGCTGCTCCATTAACCATAAAGGATGCCATTTTGAAAAATGCAACACCTCTTTCTTCCTTAAATGGGGCAGTTTTATCGGGTAGTATGTTAAGAGCTGACAAGGTCGTGAATTTTCAACCGGATAATGATATTCCAGGCCTGCCATTTACAGGTACAAGTGTAACAAATACGGTAAGTGCTACAAGTGATTTAGATGATGTATTCTCCTTAAATCTTCTAAAAGGAGAAAAAATAACGGTAACTTTAACGGGAGCAGCTGGAAGCGATTTTGATCTTTACCTTTACAACAGCAGCGCAACAACAGTAAAAAGCAGCGCAGGTATTGTCGCTTATTCTGAAAAGGCCGCGACATCCAGTGAGACCTTTACGTACATCGCTCCAGCAGATGGCACATATTATTTGGATGTATACGCCTATAAGGGTTCTGGCAGCTACACAGCAACAGTAAAAGCCGGTGCAACAGCTGGAACATATGAAAATACGGCTAAAGAAATCGGATATCTTCCTACATGGGGTACATCGTCTAATACAAATGTATCTGGTGGATCTTTTGCTTTCACAAATACAGCAGGGGCTAAGGCTCAATTTGTGTTTAATGGTACAGGGGTAACGGTAACAGGTCTCAAGTATGCCACCCAGGGAATCGTGAAAGTAACAGTGGACGGCGTAAGTAGCCTAGTGAACCTAAATTCTGCAACCACACTGTATAAGCAGCAGTACTATACAAAAACAGGTCTCACCACAGGAAGGCACGTTCTAACGATTGAATGGACAGGAAAAGCTCCGGTTGGTGTGAAAAAGACGGCAACTGCAGTGAATGTCGATACCATTATAGTAAAGTAA
- a CDS encoding AAA family ATPase, translated as MDKNQEKTIYLISGPCGVGKSTLTKELLRNVKKSALIKGDDFLSIYDKDSEPPWDEMLMIMWKNILSLTQNLLQHNFNVIIDTVVEDELEWFCKHFAYLNLKIKYVVLLAEENILIERLNRRGDPFLIDRSLFLLNKLEREPANSKHLYNTSYKKPAEIIEDILNSSSFIYNLAT; from the coding sequence ATGGATAAAAACCAAGAAAAAACAATATACCTAATATCTGGACCATGCGGGGTAGGTAAATCTACTCTTACAAAGGAATTGTTACGAAATGTGAAAAAGAGCGCTCTAATTAAAGGGGATGATTTCTTATCCATATATGATAAAGACTCTGAACCTCCTTGGGATGAAATGCTTATGATTATGTGGAAAAACATACTTTCGTTAACTCAAAATCTGCTTCAACATAACTTTAATGTGATTATCGATACGGTTGTCGAAGATGAATTGGAGTGGTTCTGTAAGCATTTTGCTTACCTGAATCTGAAGATTAAGTACGTGGTCTTACTCGCAGAGGAGAACATTTTAATAGAACGTTTGAATAGGCGCGGAGATCCATTTTTAATTGATCGCTCCTTATTTTTGCTAAATAAACTTGAAAGAGAACCAGCAAATTCAAAACATCTTTACAACACCTCTTATAAAAAACCAGCTGAAATAATAGAAGATATCTTGAATTCTTCTAGTTTTATTTATAATTTAGCGACTTAA
- a CDS encoding LacI family DNA-binding transcriptional regulator, protein MNRKVTMQDIADRLNISKNSVSQALSGKPGVSEETRLLVQKTAVELGYDYSNSRNQKQPDKKGTRNIALIASEFAFSLKSFFGEIYLGIEKELRARGMNLFIESIDNGTKVNLTLPSLLTNHEIDGILILSHISTDYIKKIIDTDIPTVLIDHHEPHLEADSILTNNRFGAFRAVEHLIQLGHRDIAFVGNVDKSPSYQERLEGYSLALRKYGIKPNEHFIVTNAQENQNHIKQHMDNLQSQPSAWFCVNDGLGFLVTSVLQQRGIHIPDEVSVCSFDNGQLSQISTPRITTMDIDLNYFAKKAVEQLCWRMENRGEPIQEILLPTKLIIRESTSERKS, encoded by the coding sequence ATGAATAGAAAAGTGACAATGCAAGACATCGCCGATCGGCTGAATATCTCAAAAAACTCCGTTTCTCAAGCATTATCTGGAAAGCCTGGGGTTAGTGAAGAGACAAGGCTGCTTGTCCAGAAAACAGCGGTTGAATTAGGTTACGATTATTCAAATAGTAGAAATCAAAAACAACCTGATAAAAAAGGTACCAGGAATATAGCCTTAATCGCTTCTGAATTTGCTTTTTCACTTAAAAGCTTTTTTGGAGAAATTTATTTAGGTATTGAAAAGGAATTAAGAGCTCGTGGCATGAACCTATTTATTGAATCCATTGATAATGGAACGAAGGTGAATTTAACACTTCCTTCCTTATTAACCAATCATGAAATTGATGGAATATTAATTCTATCTCATATAAGTACCGACTATATTAAAAAAATTATTGATACAGATATCCCAACTGTTTTAATTGATCACCATGAACCGCATTTAGAGGCTGATTCAATTCTGACGAATAATCGTTTTGGGGCTTTTAGGGCGGTAGAACATTTAATTCAATTAGGACATCGTGATATTGCCTTTGTAGGAAATGTTGACAAATCCCCAAGCTATCAAGAAAGATTAGAAGGTTACTCACTTGCTTTAAGAAAGTATGGGATAAAACCGAATGAACACTTTATAGTAACAAATGCACAGGAAAATCAAAATCATATTAAACAGCATATGGATAACCTTCAAAGCCAGCCTTCTGCGTGGTTTTGTGTAAATGATGGTCTTGGTTTCCTCGTAACATCCGTCCTGCAGCAAAGAGGCATCCATATACCCGATGAAGTATCTGTCTGTAGTTTTGATAACGGACAATTATCACAAATCTCTACTCCAAGGATTACAACCATGGATATTGATTTGAATTATTTCGCAAAAAAAGCCGTAGAACAGCTTTGTTGGCGAATGGAAAACAGAGGGGAACCGATTCAGGAGATTTTACTTCCAACCAAGTTAATTATTAGAGAGTCTACTTCAGAAAGAAAAAGCTAA
- a CDS encoding LysM peptidoglycan-binding domain-containing protein: MTTQLVVNGEWTLSRKETYGKGKQAKSVPVFTTRMEKREYYKSIHFDIRNVLDVQGFLKDIRTNWNTYVSQVHEWIQKNVVKKLVLTGIFTVVLGLYTSTANAAIHIQEYTYQVKSGEKIETIAMQHGVTAQEILEANGLTSIDGKKILLPKVDDRTVTATTLNIRTQPSTESSIIGTYKKGNIVKVAFIEDGWAGILIKGRVCFVSADYLTKAPAQAGTSTVEAQTKTMYVTASTLRVRAAATTSSAVLGSLKLDDLVTVTSSSNGWAKIQFHGKTAYVSETFLTKKQAAPAPNESSNNSSSTVDSSVYVIKSGDTFTKIGKALGAPASTIQALNPDLNPTRLKIGQKIKVPAATVSETFLTKKQPAPAPAPNESSNNNSSTVDSSVYVIKSGDTFTKIGKALGVPASTIQALNPALDPTRLKIGQKIKVPATTVSTANQIMVTANIGGVELNGTFRFITSNGSLYTAKAAGNMISELFVHQGEKVTLTLEAKRGQKMILLSIH, translated from the coding sequence TTGACTACACAATTAGTTGTAAATGGTGAATGGACACTTAGCAGGAAAGAAACCTACGGAAAAGGCAAGCAAGCAAAATCTGTACCTGTTTTCACCACAAGGATGGAAAAACGTGAATATTATAAGAGTATCCATTTTGATATTCGAAATGTACTAGACGTCCAAGGGTTTTTAAAGGATATCCGCACTAATTGGAATACATATGTATCACAGGTTCACGAATGGATTCAAAAAAATGTTGTAAAAAAACTGGTATTGACCGGCATTTTTACCGTTGTCCTTGGCTTGTACACCAGCACGGCAAATGCAGCCATTCATATTCAAGAATACACCTATCAGGTAAAAAGCGGCGAAAAAATTGAAACCATCGCGATGCAGCATGGTGTCACAGCCCAAGAAATATTAGAGGCCAATGGACTGACTTCCATTGACGGCAAAAAAATTCTTTTACCAAAAGTAGATGATAGAACGGTGACCGCTACCACACTAAATATCCGCACACAGCCAAGCACGGAAAGCAGTATAATTGGAACCTATAAAAAAGGAAATATCGTGAAGGTTGCATTTATCGAAGATGGTTGGGCTGGCATTCTGATAAAAGGGCGGGTTTGTTTCGTCAGCGCTGACTACCTCACAAAAGCACCTGCACAAGCAGGCACATCTACAGTCGAAGCTCAAACGAAAACCATGTATGTAACGGCATCAACTTTAAGAGTTCGTGCAGCTGCTACTACCAGTAGCGCTGTCCTAGGTTCGTTAAAATTAGATGATCTTGTAACTGTAACCTCTAGTTCAAACGGGTGGGCCAAGATTCAATTCCATGGCAAAACAGCGTATGTGAGTGAAACCTTTTTAACGAAAAAACAGGCAGCTCCTGCACCAAATGAGTCTAGTAACAACAGCAGCTCAACAGTTGATTCATCTGTGTATGTGATTAAAAGCGGTGATACCTTTACAAAAATCGGCAAAGCCTTAGGGGCCCCTGCCTCAACCATACAAGCACTCAATCCAGACTTGAATCCAACCCGGCTAAAAATTGGACAAAAAATCAAAGTCCCTGCTGCAACTGTGAGTGAAACCTTTTTAACGAAAAAACAGCCCGCTCCTGCACCTGCACCAAATGAGTCTAGTAACAACAACAGCTCAACAGTTGATTCATCTGTGTATGTGATTAAAAGCGGTGATACCTTTACAAAAATCGGCAAAGCCTTAGGGGTCCCTGCCTCAACCATACAAGCACTCAATCCAGCCTTGGACCCAACCCGGCTAAAAATTGGACAAAAAATCAAAGTCCCTGCTACAACAGTATCTACTGCAAATCAAATAATGGTGACAGCTAACATTGGAGGTGTCGAACTGAATGGAACCTTCCGATTTATCACGTCGAACGGCAGCTTGTACACCGCAAAGGCAGCAGGCAACATGATAAGCGAACTATTCGTCCATCAAGGAGAAAAAGTAACCCTAACTCTCGAAGCAAAAAGAGGTCAGAAAATGATCCTCCTTTCTATTCATTAG